A stretch of the Nicotiana tabacum cultivar K326 chromosome 6, ASM71507v2, whole genome shotgun sequence genome encodes the following:
- the LOC107823606 gene encoding beta-D-glucosyl crocetin beta-1,6-glucosyltransferase-like produces MDTENTKLKAFLFPWLAYGHISPFLELAKKLSDRGFLIELCSTPTNLSFIQKRIPKSYSSTIQLVELILPEFPQLPSHYHTTNGLPLHLNSILHKALKLAKPNLFTILKTRKPDIIIYDVMQLWTFGIASLLNIPSAQFFTSGAAMCSYFVHLYKNLDVEYPFPALHLLDYEIERARKLVHKNEKENENKDDQPEEEMPPQEGIMLISTCRELEGKYMDYLAEIIETRILPIGTLVQDPLASGEGNMNIMQWLDGKKELSTVFVSFGSEYFLTKEEREEIALGLELSQVNFIWVVRFPKGEKQNLEEALPQGFLERVGDRGMIVEWAPQAKILTHSSIGGFVSHCGWNSISESIEFGVPIIAIPMQLDQPMNAKLLVEIGVALEVVRDDNGSLHREDIASVIKGVTSGESSDNMRCKVRSLGKNLRTKSVEDMDATVEELRQLVGNSKSKNGSF; encoded by the coding sequence ATGGATACAGAAAATACCAAGTTGAAGGCTTTCTTGTTTCCATGGTTGGCCTATGGACACATCTCACCATTTCTTGAGCTAGCCAAAAAACTTTCAGATAGAGGCTTCTTGATTGAACTTTGTTCTACACCTACTAATCTAAGTTTCATTCAAAAAAGAATCCCAAAAAGCTATTCTTCCACAATTCAGCTTGTGGAACTCATATTACCAGAATTTCCTCAACTTCCTTCTCACTATCACACAACCAATGGACTTCCTCTCCATCTCAATTCCATCCTTCACAAAGCTCTCAAGTTGGCCAAACCAAACCTTTTCACCATCCTAAAAACACGAAAACCCGATATAATAATCTATGATGTTATGCAACTATGGACTTTTGGGATAGCTTCATTACTCAACATACCATCAGCTCAATTTTTCACCTCTGGCGCGGCCATGTGTTCCTATTTTGTGCACTTGTACAAGAATCTTGATGTCGAATACCCTTTTCCAGCTCTTCATTTACTCGATTATGAGATAGAAAGAGCGCGTAAATTGgtccataaaaatgaaaaagagaatgaaaacaaGGATGATCAACCTGAAGAGGAGATGCCTCCTCAAGAAGGGATCATGCTAATAAGTACTTGTAGAGAATTAGAAGGGAAATATATGGATTATTTGGCTGAAATTATTGAGACTAGAATTTTGCCTATAGGTACACTAGTTCAAGACCCTTTGGCCAGTGGAGAGGGAAACATGAACATCATGCAATGGCTAGATGGTAAAAAAGAGTTGTCAACTGTGTTTGTCTCTTTTGGGAGTGAGTATTTTTTGacaaaagaagaaagggaggAAATAGCTTTAGGGTTAGAGCTAAGCCAAGTGAATTTCATATGGGTTGTTAGGTTTCCAAAAGGTGAAAAACAAAATCTTGAAGAGGCTTTGCCACAAGGatttcttgaaagagttggagataGAGGGATGATTGTGGAATGGGCTCCACAAGCTAAAATACTAACTCATTCAAGTATTGGCGGATTTGTGAGTCATTGTGGATGGAATTCTATATCTGAAAGCATAGAATTTGGTGTTCCAATAATAGCTATTCCCATGCAACTTGACCAACCAATGAATGCTAAATTACTAGTGGAAATTGGAGTTGCTTTAGAAGTTGTGAGGGATGATAATGGATCACTTCATAGAGAAGACATAGCAAGTGTTATAAAAGGTGTAACAAGTGGAGAATCCTCGGATAATATGAGGTGTAAGGTGAGAAGTTTGGGCAAGAATTTGAGAACTAAAAGTGTTGAAGATATGGATGCAACTGTTGAGGAGTTAAGACAACTTGTTGGGAATAGTAAGAGCAAGAATGGTTCTTTTTAA